In one window of Aulosira sp. FACHB-615 DNA:
- a CDS encoding type I restriction-modification enzyme R subunit C-terminal domain-containing protein, whose amino-acid sequence MIADIQTESWWQDITPELIEQMRRQLRDLVKFIDPKEKQIVHTNFEDELGEIVETGVPTKQTGFNPYQYRKKVEAYIREHENHIAIAKLKRNIPLTDADLLSLEELLFNAEAVESRERFEEVCGKNLNLKLFIRQLVGLNRNAAKQAFARYLEGSSFNATQIRFVETIIDYLTQNGVMDAGLLYEPPFTDLHYEGLDGVFGADDADGIVSIVRSFNETVGVA is encoded by the coding sequence TTGATTGCAGATATCCAAACTGAATCTTGGTGGCAGGACATAACGCCAGAGTTGATTGAACAAATGCGTCGTCAACTGCGGGATTTAGTGAAATTCATCGATCCTAAAGAAAAGCAGATTGTTCACACCAATTTTGAGGATGAACTGGGGGAAATTGTTGAGACTGGCGTACCCACAAAGCAAACTGGTTTCAATCCTTACCAGTACCGGAAGAAGGTAGAGGCGTATATTCGAGAGCATGAGAACCATATAGCGATCGCCAAACTCAAGCGCAACATTCCACTAACCGATGCTGATCTACTGTCCCTAGAAGAATTGCTGTTCAATGCCGAAGCCGTTGAAAGCCGGGAGAGGTTTGAGGAAGTCTGCGGGAAGAACCTCAACCTCAAGCTGTTCATTCGCCAGTTGGTTGGACTGAACAGGAATGCTGCGAAACAGGCATTTGCTCGGTATTTGGAGGGCAGTAGTTTCAATGCTACTCAAATTCGTTTTGTAGAAACCATCATTGATTACCTTACCCAAAACGGTGTAATGGATGCAGGTTTACTCTATGAACCACCATTCACTGATTTGCACTACGAAGGATTAGACGGAGTTTTTGGTGCTGATGATGCTGACGGGATTGTTTCAATAGTGCGGTCTTTCAATGAAACTGTTGGGGTCGCGTGA
- a CDS encoding uracil-DNA glycosylase family protein, translated as MTQYLFSNFKDNEFENLFQQLANVFSISQKQLTEIYEEMRKGFEREDCIEYNFSRSIFHSSNECFQKLYDDAWIIGVDIPSILELNNNIQDKKTIVILGQDPRRQSDKRVEEIEIATPYALHLKYCREKHRSTRLYFDLIKVLLEQGYRVYLTDVFKIWISQSDNGIYHTPLIKQEQERFIKILKLELEIFEPHAVITWGQVASDAVNSITSSFNHFKFPHPSPANNHTWSKMMGKPATRANRIDFWQEKVMSFLNNL; from the coding sequence ATGACTCAATATTTGTTCTCAAATTTCAAAGATAATGAATTTGAAAATTTATTTCAACAGTTAGCAAATGTTTTTAGCATCTCGCAAAAACAGTTAACTGAAATATATGAAGAAATGCGGAAAGGCTTTGAGAGAGAAGACTGTATAGAATATAATTTCTCTAGAAGTATTTTTCATTCATCTAATGAATGTTTTCAGAAACTTTATGATGACGCTTGGATAATTGGAGTGGATATACCCAGCATACTTGAGCTAAATAACAATATTCAAGATAAAAAAACAATTGTCATCCTTGGGCAAGACCCTCGAAGGCAAAGTGATAAAAGAGTAGAAGAAATTGAAATTGCTACACCATACGCTCTACATTTAAAGTATTGCCGTGAAAAACATCGTAGCACGAGACTTTACTTTGACCTGATTAAAGTTTTACTAGAGCAAGGATACCGAGTTTATTTGACAGATGTATTTAAAATTTGGATTAGCCAGTCAGATAATGGAATTTATCATACTCCTCTTATTAAACAAGAGCAGGAGCGTTTTATTAAAATTTTGAAGTTGGAGTTAGAGATATTTGAGCCTCATGCTGTTATTACTTGGGGTCAAGTCGCCAGTGACGCAGTAAATAGCATAACCTCAAGCTTCAATCATTTTAAATTTCCTCATCCCAGTCCGGCAAATAATCACACATGGTCTAAAATGATGGGCAAGCCAGCAACAAGAGCAAATCGTATTGATTTTTGGCAAGAGAAAGTTATGAGTTTCTTGAATAATTTATAG
- a CDS encoding aspartyl protease family protein, protein MKKKLLNSYILGLIFLSLIIGTSNLFLNPYKAKNSQINLSQLFATARWRLNSQQQYKEVRVPFTQKKGLIYVQAFWAGKPVNCILDTGATYISWPQTLNLKSKPTGKQIQMLGVGGKYRILGEWVLAPNIKLGGFELENLPTILQKTVEKANGQNISIAQAEGVNEIILGNTVFQNIILTIDYQKQEIVLRNKDYDITKNQNLKKNLVNMIWDDENLIILGKLANYPARFQVDTGNTSRLAVNIKFAQKHFANYPRTQSKTELVSGTIYNENMPSIQGNINGIKFETGRLAIIPFNSDVDALVGEPFLRNYRTTIDYKRRKILLEPYSQFFQ, encoded by the coding sequence ATGAAAAAGAAGTTACTAAATTCATATATTTTAGGGCTGATTTTTTTGAGCTTAATTATTGGTACTTCAAACTTGTTTCTAAATCCTTACAAAGCTAAAAATTCCCAAATAAATCTTAGCCAACTTTTTGCTACAGCCAGATGGAGATTAAATTCACAACAACAATATAAAGAAGTTCGAGTGCCTTTTACTCAAAAGAAAGGCTTAATATATGTGCAGGCATTTTGGGCGGGTAAACCAGTTAACTGTATTCTTGATACTGGTGCAACATACATTTCATGGCCTCAAACACTAAACTTAAAATCAAAACCAACAGGAAAACAAATACAAATGCTTGGTGTCGGGGGAAAATATCGCATATTAGGGGAATGGGTTTTAGCTCCCAATATTAAATTAGGTGGTTTTGAGCTAGAAAATCTACCTACAATTTTACAAAAAACAGTAGAGAAAGCTAATGGGCAGAATATTTCTATAGCCCAAGCAGAGGGAGTTAATGAAATAATATTAGGTAATACTGTTTTTCAAAATATTATATTAACCATTGATTATCAAAAACAAGAAATAGTTTTACGCAATAAAGATTATGATATAACTAAAAATCAAAATCTTAAAAAGAATTTAGTTAATATGATTTGGGATGATGAGAATTTAATAATATTAGGTAAATTAGCAAACTATCCAGCCCGGTTTCAAGTTGATACTGGTAATACTAGTAGATTAGCAGTCAATATTAAATTTGCACAAAAACATTTTGCTAACTATCCACGTACTCAGTCAAAAACAGAATTAGTATCAGGAACAATTTATAATGAAAATATGCCAAGTATTCAAGGCAATATAAATGGAATAAAATTTGAGACTGGTAGATTAGCAATAATACCCTTTAATTCTGATGTAGATGCTTTGGTAGGTGAGCCTTTTCTGAGGAATTATCGTACTACAATAGATTATAAGCGCAGAAAAATACTTTTGGAACCCTACTCTCAATTCTTTCAATAA